Proteins found in one Apostichopus japonicus isolate 1M-3 chromosome 16, ASM3797524v1, whole genome shotgun sequence genomic segment:
- the LOC139983076 gene encoding von Hippel-Lindau disease tumor suppressor-like, whose translation MPSHRNMQNAGITLRSDDSGIRAFATFVNCSQRTVRVFWIDFEGTRVDYTRDRGGLQPRQYLQMRTFEGHPWIFRDKESNDKLYVRTSQNKLEEVYFPVAWDGREAPTVRIQIPVYSLQDLCCQKIRRLVKSKDLMSLELPNTLKLQLLHPSDTIIPPLESESNANNRNNNEGNLHHQV comes from the exons ATGCCCTCTCACCGCAACATGCAGAATGCAGGCATCACCCTGAGGTCAGACGACAGCGGCATCCGGGCGTTTGCGACCTTCGTCAATTGCTCTCAGAGGACGGTGAGGGTCTTCTGGATCGACTTTGAAGGGACGCGGGTGGACTACACGAGAGACAGAGGCGGTCTCCAACCCAGACAGTACTTACAGATGAGGACCTTTGAGGGTCATCCCTGGATATTCCGGGACAAAGAGAGTAACGACAAACTCTACGTCAGGACCAGCCAGAACAAGTTGGAAGAGGTCTATTTCCCGGTAGCGTGGGACGGCAGAGAAGCGCCGACGGTCCGAATACAGATACCAG TTTACTCGTTACAAGACCTTTGCTGTCAGAAGATCAGAAGATTAGTGAAGAGCAAGGATTTGATGTCCTTAGAGTTGCCAAACACTCTCAAACTCCAGCTTCTCCATCCCAGCGATACCATCATTCCACCCCTGGAGTCCGAATCCAACGCCAACAACCGAAATAATAACGAAGGTAATCTCCATCATCAGGTTTGA